Proteins found in one Solitalea lacus genomic segment:
- a CDS encoding HYR domain-containing protein codes for MNKKILLMLMFLSSQSNLIKSLRLIKFKREFVLNGLNRFKKLSVLILLFNLCELTSVYAQCPYDNGALRIGVDQSLCVGGPATRLDNSSINSGNTQYAIVNVYPGFTYRIYTSNTKKPLVIDLFDEADKSKKGFTITNDPTKNPLSTSSDDVYIEYVANFTGRLRVQINQRGTCGNGLGTAFDVFIEIPSTAGTSFELNLTETHIDQTCNTLGSINVTASGGTPPYQYRLNGGALQSSGVFNSLSAGTYTVAVIDANNCSKSSQVITINSVPDNVPPTAICKNITIQLNAAGSATITAASIDNGSNDACGSVSLSASPTSFTCANLGANNVTLTVTDAKGNSSSCVAVVTVIDNIPPTAICKNITIPLNSAGSATITAADIDNGSNDVCGSVNLSASKTSFDCSNIGPNNVTLTVTDAKGNTSTCVAVVTVTDQSKPSITCPSDITIAANSACGATGVTLTPPVVSDNCTPVAGLTITNNAPATFPAGPTTVTWTVRDVAGNTQTCTQVVTVTDQTKPTITTCPADKTVAANSGCSATGVSLTPPVVSDNCTGTASLTITNDAPTTFPTGPTTVTWTVRDLAGNTQTCTQIITVADQSIPTITTCPSDITVAANSGCGATGVTLNPPVVSDNCTGTVSLTITNNAPTTFPAGSTTVTWTVKDLAGNTATCTQVVTVTDQTMPTITTCPSDITVAANSGCGATGVSLTPPVVVDNCSVAGGFTITNNAPATFPAGPTTVTWTVKDAAGNTTTCSQVVTVTDQTIPTITTCPANITVAANSGCGATGVSLTPPVVIDNCSVAGGFTITNNAPATFPAGPTTVTWTVKDAAGNTTTCAQIVTVTDQTKPVKPVLADVIGQCSATAMTPTTTDNCKGLVTGTTADAKTYSTQGIHVITWSFDDGNGNIETATQNVIVQDITKPDKPTLADVTGQCTATVTAPVVNDNCKGTVIGTTASPLTYSTQGTHVITWIFDDGNGNVETATQNVIIKDNIKPVKPVLGDVTGECSATATVPSTTDNCGGVILGTTTDALTYTTQGTHLITWSFDDGNGNVETATQRVIVKDVTKPVQPTLADVTGECSATASVPTTTDNCLSVVIGTTTDPLSYTTQGTHTITWTFNDGNGNVETATQRVIVKDITKPEIPVLADVTGECSATVSVPTTTDNCKGLVTGTTTSALTYTAQGTYTITWRFDDGNGNVETAIQKVIVKDITEPIKPVLADITGECSVTVPIPVAGENCGNVIQGTTSDPLTYTAQGTYQITWTFNDGNGNVQTATQNVIIKDKTLPVKPVLDDVTGECSATATVPTTTDICSGTIIGTTSDPLTYITQGTHVITWRFDDGHGNVETAAQNVIVKDITKPVKPILANVTGQCSATATAPVVNDNCRGTVTGTTANPLTYTTQGTHVITWTFDDGNGNVETATQNVIVKDITKPTIASCPPSITVPANNGCGATGVILTAPEVSDNCTAVADLIITNDAPVIFPEGNTVVTWTVTDAAGNTQKCNSQIVTVVDQTMPVIISCPEDMTVAANSGCGAVGVSLTGPVASDNCTATAGLRITNNAPATFPAGATTVTWTVKDQAGNIQTCTQVVTVTDQTQPTITTCPQDITVAANSGCDATGVTLTPPVVTDNCTGTGNFTITNNAPATFPAGTTTVTWTVKDAAGNIQTCTQVVTVTDQTQPTITTCPQDITVAANSGCDATGVTLTPPVVTDNCTGAGNFTITNNAPATFPAGTTTVTWTVKDAAGNIQTCTQVVTVTDQTQPTITTCPQDITVAANSGCDATGVTLTPPVVIDNCTGTGNFTITNNAPATFPAGATTVTWTVKDAAGNIQTCTQVVTVTDQTQPTITTCPQDITVAANSGCDATGVTLTPPVVTDNCTGAGNFTITNNAPATFPAGTTTVTWTVKDVAGNIQTCTQVVTVTDQTQPTITTCPQDITVAANSGCDATGVTLTPPVVTDNCTGTGNFTITNNAPATFPAGTTTVTWTVKDAAGNIQTCTQVVTVTDQTQPTITTCPQDITVAANSGCDATGVTLTPPVVIDNCTGTGNFTITNNAPATFPAGSTTVTWTVKDAAGNIQTCTQVVTVTDQTQPTITSCPQDITVAANSGCVATGVTLTPPVVIDNCTGTGNFTITNNAPATFPAGTTTVTWTVKDAAGNIQTCTQVVTVTDQTQPTITTCPQDITVAANSGCDATGVTLTPPVVIDNCTGTGNFTITNNAPATFPAGTTTVTWTVKDAAGNIQTCTQVVTVTDQTQPTITSCPQDITVAANSGCDATGVTLTPPVVTDNCTGTGNFTITNNAPATFPAGTTTVTWTVKDAAGNIQTCTQLVTVTDQTQPTITTCPQDITVAANSGCDATGVTLTPPVVTDNCTGTGNFTITNNAPATFPAGTTTVTWTVKDAAGNIQTCTQIVTVTDQTQPTITTCPQDITVAANSGCDATGVTLTPPVVTDNCTGAGNFTITYNAPATFPAGTTTVIWTVKDAAGNIQTCTQVVTVTDQTQPTITTCPQDITVAANSGCDATGVTLTPPVVTDNCTGTGNFTITNNAPVTFPAGTTTVTWTVKDAAGNMQTCTQLVTVTDQTQPTITSCPQDITVAANSGCDATGVTLTPPVVTDNCTGTGNFTITNNAPATFPAGTTTVIWTVKDVAGNIQTCTQIVTVTDQTKPVKPVVLADVIGECSATVSVPSTTDNCSGTIMGTTTNPLTYTVQGSYVITWSFDDGHGNVETAIQNVIVKDVTAPQITAPADIVSQGLNTGSSINLGTPVTSDNCGVASVTNDAPAFFTEGVTKVTWTVTDVNGLKSTAVQNVTIGNVGPIAPDVDLSTLMNHPVSADALEGATNPDNVPSRGKAAGLTLSNVSQPSHGTVSVGSDNIIKYTPANGYYGKDVFYYTVCDNGKPALCATGKITVDVLDDNVDLVIKKTTLPNSVNLNEEFEYSIEVSNSGHVNAHDVVVLDPLSDALVYVSSSANSGQAVYDPNTHKITWNLVSLNVNESAILTLKVKGVKGGNVLNRAEVVGPQPELDPSSNIAEVIKTVLGFKIPNVFTPNGDAFNETFVIEGIEDLKTELVVMSRWGNEVYKSQNYKNDWDGSQLHDGTYFYVLTVTASDNRSVKYTGYVTILR; via the coding sequence ATGAATAAAAAAATTCTGCTTATGTTAATGTTTCTATCCAGTCAATCTAACCTTATTAAATCACTTCGGCTGATTAAGTTTAAAAGAGAATTCGTTCTCAACGGGCTTAACAGGTTTAAGAAGCTATCCGTATTGATTCTGCTGTTTAATCTGTGTGAATTAACTTCTGTATACGCGCAATGTCCTTATGATAACGGAGCCTTGCGTATTGGTGTTGATCAGTCTCTTTGCGTAGGAGGGCCTGCAACGCGCTTGGATAATAGCAGCATTAATTCTGGAAATACACAGTATGCAATTGTTAATGTTTACCCCGGCTTTACCTATAGAATTTATACAAGTAATACAAAAAAACCGTTAGTAATTGACTTGTTTGATGAAGCGGATAAGTCAAAAAAGGGTTTTACAATAACTAATGATCCTACAAAAAATCCGCTCTCCACCTCGTCTGATGATGTTTACATTGAATATGTGGCAAATTTTACAGGAAGGCTACGAGTTCAGATAAATCAAAGAGGCACTTGTGGCAATGGATTGGGAACAGCATTTGACGTGTTTATAGAAATTCCATCTACTGCAGGAACATCGTTTGAGCTTAATTTAACTGAAACTCATATTGATCAAACGTGTAATACTTTAGGTTCGATCAATGTTACGGCAAGTGGAGGAACTCCCCCATATCAATATAGATTAAATGGAGGCGCTTTACAATCTAGTGGTGTTTTTAATTCATTATCCGCAGGTACATATACTGTAGCGGTAATTGATGCCAATAACTGTTCAAAATCATCGCAGGTAATTACGATAAATTCAGTGCCTGATAATGTACCACCAACTGCGATCTGTAAAAATATAACTATACAATTGAATGCAGCAGGTTCTGCAACCATTACAGCCGCCTCTATTGATAATGGATCGAATGATGCTTGCGGTTCAGTAAGTCTTTCAGCCAGTCCGACCAGCTTTACTTGTGCGAACTTAGGTGCTAACAACGTAACCCTGACAGTAACGGATGCCAAAGGTAATTCATCAAGCTGTGTAGCAGTGGTAACTGTAATAGACAATATACCCCCTACGGCAATCTGCAAAAACATTACAATTCCCTTGAATTCAGCAGGTTCTGCAACCATAACTGCAGCTGATATTGATAATGGGTCAAATGATGTTTGCGGTTCGGTAAATTTATCAGCCAGCAAAACCAGCTTCGATTGTTCTAACATAGGTCCTAACAATGTAACCTTGACAGTAACAGATGCCAAAGGAAATACTTCAACCTGTGTGGCTGTGGTAACAGTCACGGATCAAAGCAAGCCGTCGATTACTTGTCCGTCGGACATAACGATAGCAGCCAACAGCGCTTGCGGAGCAACCGGAGTGACCCTGACTCCACCAGTAGTGAGCGACAACTGTACTCCGGTAGCAGGTTTAACAATCACTAACAATGCACCGGCAACCTTCCCTGCAGGCCCAACCACAGTGACCTGGACAGTAAGGGACGTGGCAGGCAATACTCAAACCTGTACTCAAGTAGTTACGGTAACGGATCAAACTAAGCCTACAATTACCACCTGTCCAGCTGATAAAACGGTAGCGGCCAACAGCGGATGCAGTGCAACCGGGGTATCCCTGACTCCGCCGGTGGTGAGCGATAATTGTACTGGGACTGCTAGCTTAACAATCACAAATGATGCTCCGACGACCTTTCCGACAGGTCCAACCACAGTGACCTGGACAGTAAGGGACTTGGCTGGCAATACTCAAACCTGTACCCAAATAATAACGGTAGCTGATCAATCCATCCCGACTATTACTACATGTCCTTCGGACATCACGGTAGCGGCCAACAGTGGCTGTGGAGCAACCGGTGTTACCCTGAATCCACCGGTAGTGAGCGATAACTGTACCGGGACAGTGAGTTTAACAATTACTAATAATGCACCGACGACCTTCCCGGCAGGTAGCACCACAGTTACCTGGACAGTGAAGGATTTGGCAGGCAATACAGCAACTTGTACCCAGGTGGTAACGGTAACGGATCAAACAATGCCAACTATTACTACCTGCCCGTCAGACATTACAGTAGCTGCCAACAGTGGCTGTGGAGCAACCGGCGTATCTCTTACTCCTCCGGTAGTAGTTGACAACTGTAGCGTGGCAGGAGGGTTTACAATTACTAATAATGCACCTGCAACCTTCCCGGCTGGCCCAACCACAGTGACCTGGACGGTTAAGGATGCTGCAGGCAATACAACAACCTGTTCTCAAGTAGTTACGGTAACCGATCAAACTATACCAACGATTACTACCTGCCCGGCAAACATTACGGTAGCTGCCAACAGCGGCTGTGGAGCAACCGGCGTATCTCTTACTCCTCCGGTAGTAATTGACAATTGTAGCGTAGCAGGAGGATTTACAATTACTAATAATGCACCTGCAACCTTCCCGGCAGGCCCAACCACAGTGACCTGGACGGTTAAGGATGCAGCAGGCAATACAACCACCTGTGCTCAAATAGTTACTGTAACGGATCAAACCAAACCGGTTAAACCAGTTTTAGCTGACGTAATAGGTCAATGTTCTGCAACCGCTATGACGCCAACAACCACTGACAATTGCAAAGGCTTGGTGACCGGTACCACTGCTGACGCAAAGACTTATTCGACCCAAGGTATACATGTGATCACCTGGTCCTTTGATGACGGCAACGGCAACATTGAGACAGCCACTCAAAATGTTATTGTACAAGATATAACCAAACCAGATAAACCTACCCTTGCTGATGTAACAGGTCAATGTACGGCTACGGTTACGGCACCTGTGGTTAACGACAATTGCAAGGGGACGGTAATTGGTACAACTGCTAGTCCCTTGACTTATTCGACTCAGGGTACGCATGTAATTACCTGGATCTTCGATGATGGCAACGGCAACGTGGAAACTGCAACCCAAAACGTAATCATAAAAGACAACATCAAACCCGTTAAACCAGTTCTTGGTGATGTAACAGGCGAATGCTCTGCAACCGCCACAGTGCCATCAACCACAGATAACTGTGGTGGGGTAATCCTGGGTACTACCACTGATGCATTGACATATACTACCCAAGGCACTCATTTGATTACTTGGAGCTTTGATGATGGCAACGGTAATGTGGAAACGGCCACTCAACGTGTGATCGTAAAAGATGTGACCAAGCCTGTACAACCTACATTGGCTGATGTTACTGGTGAATGTTCGGCTACTGCTTCAGTGCCTACAACCACCGACAACTGCTTAAGTGTTGTCATAGGCACTACTACTGATCCGTTGTCGTATACAACTCAAGGAACGCACACGATTACCTGGACCTTTAATGATGGTAATGGTAATGTTGAAACGGCCACTCAGCGGGTTATTGTAAAGGATATAACCAAACCGGAAATTCCAGTTTTGGCTGATGTTACTGGTGAATGTTCGGCAACTGTTTCAGTGCCAACAACTACTGATAACTGTAAGGGACTAGTGACCGGTACAACAACCAGCGCCCTGACTTATACGGCTCAAGGTACCTATACCATCACCTGGAGATTTGACGATGGAAATGGTAACGTTGAAACAGCCATTCAAAAGGTGATCGTTAAGGACATTACCGAACCAATAAAACCAGTCCTTGCAGATATAACGGGTGAATGTTCGGTTACTGTTCCTATTCCTGTAGCTGGTGAAAACTGTGGAAATGTCATTCAGGGTACTACTTCCGATCCTTTGACTTATACTGCTCAAGGTACATACCAGATCACTTGGACATTTAATGACGGCAATGGTAACGTGCAAACAGCCACTCAAAATGTAATTATAAAAGACAAAACCTTGCCTGTTAAGCCTGTCTTAGATGATGTAACAGGCGAATGCTCGGCAACTGCTACTGTGCCAACGACCACCGATATCTGTTCAGGTACCATCATAGGTACTACCTCAGATCCATTGACCTATATAACCCAAGGTACACATGTGATTACCTGGAGGTTTGATGACGGCCATGGTAATGTGGAAACGGCCGCTCAAAATGTGATTGTAAAAGATATAACCAAACCAGTTAAGCCAATTCTTGCTAATGTAACTGGCCAATGTTCCGCTACGGCTACGGCACCGGTAGTCAACGACAATTGTAGGGGTACTGTAACAGGTACAACTGCAAACCCTTTAACTTATACCACCCAAGGTACGCATGTAATTACCTGGACCTTCGATGATGGCAATGGCAATGTGGAAACGGCCACTCAAAATGTGATTGTAAAAGATATTACCAAGCCGACGATTGCGTCTTGTCCACCAAGCATAACTGTACCTGCCAACAACGGATGCGGAGCAACAGGGGTGATCTTAACAGCACCGGAAGTTAGTGACAACTGTACTGCAGTGGCAGACTTAATAATCACAAATGATGCACCGGTGATCTTTCCTGAGGGTAACACTGTTGTAACCTGGACAGTAACCGATGCGGCAGGCAATACACAAAAATGTAATTCCCAGATAGTAACTGTTGTGGATCAAACCATGCCGGTTATTATCTCCTGCCCTGAAGATATGACGGTAGCAGCTAATAGTGGCTGTGGAGCCGTAGGGGTAAGCCTGACTGGGCCAGTGGCAAGCGACAACTGTACTGCTACAGCAGGTTTAAGAATTACCAATAATGCACCGGCCACTTTCCCGGCAGGGGCCACCACGGTGACCTGGACGGTGAAAGACCAGGCAGGCAATATTCAAACCTGTACCCAGGTAGTTACGGTAACGGATCAAACCCAGCCGACCATTACCACCTGTCCGCAGGACATTACGGTAGCTGCCAACAGTGGTTGTGATGCAACCGGGGTAACTTTAACTCCGCCGGTGGTGACTGACAACTGTACCGGAACCGGAAACTTTACCATTACCAATAATGCTCCGGCCACATTCCCGGCAGGCACCACTACAGTGACCTGGACGGTGAAAGATGCGGCAGGTAATATTCAAACCTGTACTCAAGTAGTTACGGTAACGGATCAAACCCAGCCTACCATTACCACCTGTCCTCAAGACATTACGGTAGCTGCCAACAGTGGTTGTGATGCAACCGGGGTGACTTTAACGCCGCCGGTGGTGACTGACAACTGTACCGGAGCAGGAAACTTTACCATTACCAATAATGCACCGGCCACTTTCCCGGCAGGCACCACTACAGTGACCTGGACGGTGAAAGATGCGGCAGGTAATATTCAAACCTGTACTCAAGTAGTTACGGTAACGGATCAAACCCAGCCAACCATTACCACCTGTCCTCAAGACATTACGGTAGCTGCCAACAGCGGTTGTGATGCAACCGGGGTAACTTTAACTCCGCCGGTGGTGATTGACAACTGTACCGGAACCGGAAACTTTACCATTACCAATAATGCACCGGCCACTTTCCCGGCAGGGGCCACCACGGTAACCTGGACGGTGAAAGATGCGGCAGGCAATATTCAAACCTGTACCCAAGTAGTTACGGTAACGGATCAAACCCAGCCAACCATTACCACCTGTCCGCAGGATATTACGGTAGCGGCCAACAGTGGTTGTGATGCAACCGGGGTAACTTTAACTCCGCCAGTGGTGACTGACAACTGTACCGGAGCAGGAAACTTTACCATTACCAATAATGCTCCGGCCACTTTCCCAGCAGGCACCACTACAGTGACCTGGACGGTGAAAGATGTGGCAGGCAATATTCAAACCTGTACCCAAGTAGTTACGGTAACTGATCAAACCCAGCCAACCATTACCACATGTCCTCAGGATATTACAGTAGCTGCCAACAGCGGTTGTGATGCAACCGGGGTGACTTTAACTCCGCCGGTGGTGACTGACAACTGTACCGGAACCGGAAACTTTACCATTACCAATAATGCTCCGGCCACATTCCCGGCAGGCACCACTACAGTGACCTGGACGGTGAAAGATGCGGCAGGTAATATTCAAACCTGTACTCAAGTAGTTACGGTAACAGATCAAACCCAGCCGACCATTACCACTTGTCCTCAAGACATTACGGTAGCTGCCAATAGCGGTTGTGATGCAACCGGGGTAACTTTAACTCCGCCGGTGGTGATTGACAACTGTACCGGTACCGGCAACTTTACCATTACCAATAATGCACCGGCCACTTTCCCCGCAGGTTCCACCACGGTAACCTGGACGGTGAAAGATGCGGCAGGCAATATTCAAACCTGTACCCAAGTAGTTACGGTAACGGATCAAACCCAGCCAACCATTACCAGCTGTCCGCAGGATATTACAGTAGCTGCCAACAGTGGTTGTGTTGCAACCGGGGTGACTTTAACTCCGCCGGTGGTGATTGACAATTGTACCGGAACCGGAAACTTTACCATTACCAATAATGCACCGGCCACTTTCCCAGCAGGCACCACTACAGTGACCTGGACGGTGAAAGATGCGGCAGGTAATATTCAAACCTGTACCCAGGTAGTTACGGTAACAGATCAAACCCAGCCGACAATTACCACCTGTCCTCAGGACATTACGGTAGCTGCTAACAGTGGTTGTGATGCAACCGGGGTGACTTTAACTCCGCCGGTGGTGATTGACAACTGTACCGGAACCGGAAACTTTACCATTACCAATAATGCACCGGCCACTTTCCCAGCAGGCACCACTACAGTGACCTGGACGGTGAAAGATGCGGCAGGTAATATTCAAACCTGTACTCAAGTAGTTACGGTAACAGATCAAACCCAGCCGACAATTACCAGCTGTCCGCAGGATATAACAGTAGCTGCCAACAGCGGTTGTGATGCAACCGGGGTGACTTTAACTCCGCCGGTAGTGACTGACAACTGTACCGGAACCGGAAACTTTACCATTACCAATAATGCACCAGCCACTTTCCCAGCAGGCACCACTACAGTGACCTGGACGGTGAAAGATGCGGCAGGCAATATTCAAACCTGTACTCAACTAGTTACAGTAACAGATCAAACCCAGCCAACAATTACCACCTGTCCGCAGGACATTACGGTAGCTGCCAACAGTGGTTGTGATGCAACCGGGGTGACTTTAACTCCGCCGGTGGTGACTGACAACTGTACCGGAACCGGAAACTTTACCATTACCAATAATGCTCCGGCCACATTCCCGGCAGGCACCACTACAGTGACCTGGACGGTGAAAGATGCGGCAGGTAATATTCAAACCTGTACTCAAATAGTTACGGTAACAGATCAAACCCAGCCGACCATTACCACCTGTCCGCAGGACATTACGGTAGCTGCCAACAGTGGTTGTGATGCAACCGGGGTAACTTTAACTCCGCCAGTGGTGACTGACAACTGTACCGGAGCAGGAAACTTTACCATTACCTATAATGCACCGGCCACTTTCCCAGCAGGCACCACCACGGTAATCTGGACGGTGAAAGATGCGGCAGGTAATATTCAAACCTGTACTCAAGTAGTTACGGTAACGGATCAAACCCAGCCAACCATTACCACCTGTCCGCAGGACATTACGGTAGCTGCCAACAGTGGTTGTGATGCAACCGGGGTGACTTTAACTCCGCCGGTGGTGACTGACAACTGTACCGGAACCGGAAACTTTACCATTACCAATAATGCACCGGTCACATTCCCGGCAGGCACCACTACAGTGACCTGGACGGTGAAAGATGCGGCAGGCAATATGCAGACCTGTACTCAACTGGTTACGGTAACGGATCAAACCCAGCCGACAATTACCAGCTGTCCTCAAGACATTACGGTAGCTGCCAACAGTGGTTGTGATGCAACCGGGGTGACTTTAACTCCGCCGGTGGTGACTGACAACTGTACCGGTACTGGAAACTTTACCATTACCAATAATGCTCCGGCCACTTTCCCAGCAGGCACCACTACAGTGATCTGGACGGTGAAAGATGTGGCAGGCAATATTCAAACCTGTACCCAAATAGTTACGGTGACGGATCAAACTAAGCCAGTGAAACCAGTAGTTCTAGCTGATGTAATAGGAGAGTGCTCTGCAACTGTTTCGGTGCCATCAACTACCGATAACTGTTCAGGTACTATCATGGGTACTACCACTAATCCATTGACATATACCGTTCAAGGAAGCTACGTTATCACATGGAGCTTTGACGACGGCCATGGAAATGTGGAAACAGCCATACAAAACGTGATTGTAAAAGACGTGACTGCGCCGCAGATAACCGCTCCTGCAGATATTGTTTCTCAGGGATTAAATACCGGTTCGTCAATTAATTTGGGGACTCCTGTAACTTCTGATAATTGTGGGGTTGCCAGTGTGACTAATGACGCCCCTGCATTTTTCACTGAAGGCGTTACCAAAGTTACCTGGACGGTGACCGATGTGAATGGGTTAAAATCGACAGCTGTTCAGAATGTGACAATTGGTAATGTTGGTCCAATAGCTCCTGACGTTGACCTGAGCACCCTGATGAATCATCCTGTATCAGCTGATGCTTTAGAAGGTGCAACTAATCCGGATAATGTGCCTTCAAGAGGAAAGGCGGCTGGATTAACACTTTCTAATGTATCACAACCCAGCCATGGAACGGTTTCCGTGGGAAGTGATAATATAATCAAGTATACTCCAGCCAATGGATACTATGGTAAAGACGTCTTCTATTATACGGTTTGTGATAATGGAAAGCCTGCTCTTTGCGCTACAGGAAAAATTACAGTGGACGTTTTGGATGATAATGTGGACCTGGTTATTAAAAAGACTACGCTTCCTAATTCAGTTAATCTGAATGAAGAATTTGAGTATAGCATTGAGGTGTCGAATTCGGGTCACGTTAACGCCCATGATGTAGTGGTATTGGATCCACTTTCGGATGCTCTTGTATACGTGAGTAGCAGCGCTAACTCGGGGCAAGCGGTCTATGATCCAAACACTCATAAGATTACCTGGAACCTGGTAAGTCTGAATGTAAATGAATCTGCCATCTTGACGCTCAAGGTTAAAGGGGTAAAAGGCGGAAATGTACTCAATAGAGCAGAAGTAGTTGGCCCGCAACCAGAACTGGATCCATCAAGCAACATTGCTGAAGTAATTAAAACCGTACTTGGCTTTAAAATACCGAATGTCTTTACACCTAATGGAGATGCATTTAACGAAACATTTGTTATTGAAGGCATTGAGGACTTAAAAACAGAGTTGGTTGTAATGAGCCGCTGGGGAAATGAAGTCTATAAAAGCCAAAATTATAAAAATGATTGGGACGGTTCTCAATTGCATGATGGCACTTACTTCTATGTGCTAACTGTGACGGCATCTGACAATAGATCGGTGAAATACACCGGATATGTAACCATTTTACGATAA
- a CDS encoding DUF11 domain-containing protein, with protein sequence MNDRSHRSSLRSIYYQRQRWIISFFIFFISILFLASFAFAKEIKLTGINNADLSITNSVDRITVKEGEIFTYQIRLENVGPSTAKLIRVKDVLPINFEYYSSSVSSVVYDPITRQLSYNLDQLKAGDFQIILIKVRANKIGIASNTAVITAQTTDPTLSNNVSTADDVIISVRPRKVNNNAIMESDSEEPVLVNSTSALKNRIRERFASNLLIAWIEGDLFPQIQNWHIPCICNNQKQFKLQKGRSYPF encoded by the coding sequence ATGAACGATCGCTCTCATCGCTCCTCATTGAGGAGTATCTATTATCAACGCCAACGCTGGATTATCAGCTTCTTTATTTTCTTTATTAGTATACTCTTTCTGGCCTCATTTGCTTTCGCCAAAGAAATCAAATTAACAGGTATTAATAATGCAGACTTAAGCATTACTAATTCTGTTGATAGAATTACAGTTAAAGAAGGAGAAATTTTTACTTATCAAATAAGGTTAGAAAATGTAGGGCCTTCAACGGCTAAATTGATCAGAGTAAAGGATGTACTACCAATCAATTTCGAATACTATTCATCTTCGGTTTCTTCAGTGGTGTACGATCCAATAACTCGACAGCTGTCATATAATTTAGATCAATTGAAAGCAGGAGATTTTCAAATCATCCTTATTAAAGTAAGAGCAAATAAAATTGGTATTGCATCAAATACAGCAGTGATCACTGCTCAAACAACAGATCCTACTTTAAGTAATAATGTTTCAACGGCTGACGATGTAATTATTTCGGTTCGGCCACGAAAGGTTAACAATAATGCTATCATGGAAAGTGACAGTGAAGAGCCTGTTTTAGTAAACAGTACGAGTGCTTTAAAAAATAGAATTCGGGAGCGGTTTGCTTCAAATCTTCTAATTGCTTGGATAGAAGGGGATTTATTTCCTCAAATCCAAAATTGGCACATACCTTGCATTTGTAATAATCAAAAGCAATTTAAACTGCAAAAAGGAAGAAGCTATCCGTTCTAA
- a CDS encoding acyl-CoA thioesterase: MKAKPAKESLTIMNELVLPNDTNPLNNLMGGRLLHMMDIAAGIAAQKHSNRVVVTASVDNVSFKNPIGLGDVVTINAQVTRAFSTSMEVRMDVWGENIPNGTRFKSNEAYYTFVAVDQTGRPIPVPEVIAETEDEKKFYDGALRRRQLRLILAGKMKPDEATELKALFLSEE; the protein is encoded by the coding sequence ATGAAAGCAAAACCAGCAAAAGAGTCGTTAACTATAATGAATGAATTGGTGTTACCCAATGACACTAATCCCCTAAATAATTTAATGGGAGGTCGTTTACTCCACATGATGGACATTGCAGCAGGAATTGCCGCACAAAAACATTCAAATCGTGTAGTTGTTACAGCCTCAGTAGATAATGTTTCCTTTAAAAACCCAATTGGTTTAGGAGATGTAGTTACAATAAATGCGCAGGTAACTCGTGCGTTTAGCACCTCAATGGAAGTAAGAATGGACGTTTGGGGAGAAAACATTCCGAATGGCACACGCTTTAAGAGTAATGAAGCCTACTATACTTTTGTAGCAGTAGATCAGACAGGGCGCCCAATTCCTGTTCCTGAAGTTATTGCCGAAACTGAGGACGAGAAAAAATTTTATGACGGGGCTTTACGCCGCAGACAGCTACGCTTGATTTTAGCCGGCAAAATGAAACCCGATGAAGCTACTGAGCTTAAAGCATTATTTCTTTCAGAAGAATAA
- a CDS encoding EVE domain-containing protein, giving the protein MNYWLVKSEPHKYSWQKFNEDGRTFWDGVRNYQARNNLKAMKEGDLVLFYHSNEGKEIVGLAKVVKEFYQDPTTDDKNWVVVDLVPVETMKKTVTLETIKADERLKDIALVRQGRLSVMPLKAEEFDRILELAGE; this is encoded by the coding sequence ATGAATTATTGGTTGGTCAAATCAGAACCGCACAAATACAGTTGGCAAAAGTTTAATGAAGACGGCCGGACATTTTGGGATGGTGTACGTAATTACCAGGCACGAAACAACCTGAAAGCGATGAAGGAGGGAGACTTGGTATTATTTTATCACAGCAATGAGGGTAAAGAAATAGTTGGATTGGCTAAAGTGGTTAAAGAGTTTTATCAGGATCCGACAACAGATGACAAAAACTGGGTGGTTGTTGATTTGGTGCCAGTGGAAACGATGAAAAAAACCGTAACCTTAGAAACCATTAAAGCCGATGAGCGATTAAAGGATATTGCTTTAGTTCGTCAAGGGCGTCTTTCGGTAATGCCTTTAAAAGCAGAAGAGTTTGACCGTATTTTGGAATTGGCAGGAGAATAA